The Bacillus sp. Marseille-Q1617 genome has a segment encoding these proteins:
- the tuf gene encoding elongation factor Tu, protein MGKEKFDRSKQHANIGTIGHVDHGKTTLTAAITTTLHKKYGRGTAMAYDQIDGAPEERERGITISTAHVEYETDTRHYAHVDCPGHADYVKNMITGAAQMDGGILVVSAADGPMPQTREHILLSRQVGVPYLVVFMNKCDMVDDEELLELVEMEVRDLLSEYDFPGDDVPVIKGSALKALEGDPEWEAKIFELMEAVDSYIPTPERDTEKPFMMPVEDVFSITGRGTVATGRVERGQVKVGDEIEIIGISEESKKTTVTGVEMFRKLLDYAEAGDNIGALLRGVSRDDIQRGQVLAKPGTITPHTKFKAEVYVLSKEEGGRHTPFFTNYRPQFYFRTTDVTGICNLPEGVEMVMPGDNIEMTVELIAPIAIEEGTKFSIREGGRTVGAGVVATITE, encoded by the coding sequence ATGGGTAAGGAAAAATTTGATCGTTCCAAGCAACATGCGAATATCGGTACAATCGGTCACGTTGACCATGGTAAAACTACTTTAACTGCTGCAATCACAACTACACTTCACAAGAAGTATGGTCGTGGAACTGCAATGGCTTATGACCAAATCGATGGTGCACCAGAAGAAAGAGAGCGTGGTATCACAATCTCTACTGCACACGTTGAGTACGAAACTGACACTCGTCACTATGCACACGTTGACTGCCCAGGACACGCTGACTATGTTAAAAACATGATCACTGGTGCTGCGCAAATGGACGGTGGAATCCTAGTAGTATCTGCTGCTGATGGTCCAATGCCACAAACTCGTGAGCACATCCTTCTTTCTCGTCAAGTAGGTGTACCTTACCTAGTTGTATTCATGAACAAATGTGACATGGTAGACGACGAAGAGCTACTTGAACTAGTAGAAATGGAAGTACGTGACCTTCTTTCTGAGTACGATTTCCCTGGTGATGACGTACCTGTAATCAAAGGTTCTGCTCTTAAAGCTCTTGAGGGAGATCCTGAGTGGGAAGCGAAAATCTTCGAACTTATGGAAGCTGTAGACAGCTACATCCCAACTCCAGAGCGTGACACTGAAAAGCCATTCATGATGCCAGTTGAGGACGTATTCTCAATCACTGGTCGTGGTACAGTTGCTACTGGACGTGTTGAGCGTGGACAAGTTAAAGTTGGTGACGAAATCGAAATCATCGGTATCTCTGAAGAGTCTAAAAAGACTACAGTTACTGGTGTAGAAATGTTCCGTAAGCTTCTTGATTATGCTGAAGCTGGAGACAACATCGGTGCGCTGCTTCGTGGTGTATCCCGTGACGATATCCAACGTGGTCAAGTACTTGCTAAGCCAGGTACAATCACTCCACACACTAAGTTCAAAGCAGAAGTTTATGTTCTTTCTAAAGAAGAAGGTGGACGTCACACTCCATTCTTCACTAACTACCGCCCTCAGTTCTACTTCCGTACAACTGACGTAACTGGTATCTGTAACCTTCCTGAAGGTGTAGAAATGGTTATGCCTGGCGATAACATCGAAATGACTGTTGAGCTTATCGCTCCAATCGCTATCGAAGAAGGTACTAAGTTCTCTATCCGTGAGGGTGGACGTACTGTAGGTGCTGGAGTAGTAGCAACTATCACTGAGTAA